In Phocoena sinus isolate mPhoSin1 chromosome X, mPhoSin1.pri, whole genome shotgun sequence, a genomic segment contains:
- the LOC116747960 gene encoding cytochrome c oxidase subunit 7B, mitochondrial-like: MLPLAQNALNRLGVRSIQQTMARQNHQKRAPDFHDKYGNAVLASGATFHVAVWAYTATQIGIEWNLSPVCRVTPKEWREH, encoded by the coding sequence ATGCTTCCCTTGGCCCAAAACGCACTAAATCGTCTCGGAGTTCGAAGCATTCAGCAAACAATGGCAAGGCAGAACCACCAGAAGCGGGCACCTGATTTCCATGACAAATATGGTAATGCTGTATTAGCCAGTGGAGCCACTTTCCACGTTGCTGTATGGGCATATACAGCAACACAAATTGGAATAGAATGGAACCTGTCCCCTGTTTGCAGAGTCACCCCAAAGGAATGGAGAGAACACTAA